A window of the Henckelia pumila isolate YLH828 chromosome 3, ASM3356847v2, whole genome shotgun sequence genome harbors these coding sequences:
- the LOC140889116 gene encoding uncharacterized protein: protein MASRRNPNIEDNQNNQFLDGLATLLQEHSRAQGERIQQLIQAQEGGRNNNQPLLTNPIFKQFKDLGPQEFKGGADPLVAEEWVQSVETIFDYMQLTDADRVRCAIFMFRDDARVWWQGARSAVDMTTLTWNGFKDVFYGKYFTISTRTRLAREFLELCQGSMSIAEYVKKIERGRYFVPMISGNAAEELKHFTEGLNATIRRDVRLSGAQTYRAAVDEAMLSEKDMNDIFKESQAKRISYQGREQKGSSQKRPYQSPAQRRPQQQQRQNPNQARPQGQNQPNANAPRPANAPIYQKCGKSHSGQCMLGTNTCFLCKRPGHFAKNCPQSKEPVKGRVFAMIHDQVDPNSAIVSGMIHIADLPAFMLIDTGATHSFMSVSFMMKLRVLPDESISEFCVSLPSGEELKSSSVVKNCKVQMQSLVLCADFIVLKMVDFDAILGWTG from the coding sequence ATGGCTAGCCGTAGGAATCCGAACATTGAGGACAATCAGAACAACCAGTTTTTGGATGGGTTGGCGACGCTGTTGCAAGAGCATAGTAGAGCCCAAGGGGAACGGATTCAACAGTTAATCCAAGCACAAGAGGGAGGACGGAACAACAATCAGCCGCTATTAACTAATCCAATCTTTAAGCAGTTTAAGGATCTAGGGCCACAAGAGTTCAAAGGAGGGGCTGATCCCCTTGTAGCAGAGGAATGGGTGCAGTCAGTGGAGACTATTTTTGACTACATGCAGCTCACTGATGCAGACCGTGTGAGGTGTGCCATCTTTATGTTCCGTGATGATGCACGGGTTTGGTGGCAGGGAGCCCGTTCTGCTGTGGATATGACTACGttgacttggaatggattcaaagatgtgttctatgggaaatatttcacTATCAGCACCAGGACTAGACTTGCTAGAGAATTTCTGGAGCTCTGCCAAGGGAGCATGTCCATTGCCGAGTATGTGAAAAAGATTGAGAGAGGGAGgtactttgtgcccatgatttcgGGCAATGCTGCAGAGGAGTTGAAGCATTTCACAGAGGGACTGAATGCCACTATTCGACGAGATGTCAGATTGAGTGGGGCACAAACGTACCGAGCAGCAGTGGATGAGGCTATGTTGTCAGAAAAAGATATGAATGATATTTTCAAAGAATCGCAAGCGAAGAGGATTAGTTACCAAGGAAGAGAACAGAAAGGGTCTAGTCAGAAGAGGCCGTATCAATCTCCAGCTCAAAGGAGACCGCAACAGCAGCAGCGCCAAAACCCCAATCAGGCGCGACCTCAGGGACAGAATCAACCGAACGCCAATGCTCCAAGGCCGGCGAATGCACCTATCTATCAGAAGTGTGGGAAATCACACTCCGGTCAATGCATGCTTGGGACCAATACTTGTTTTCTCTGCAAGAGGCCAGGGCATTTTGCCAAAAACTGCCCGCAGTCAAAGGAGCCTGTCAAGGGAAGAGTGTTTGCTATGATTCACGATCAGGTTGACCCAAATTCTGCAATTGTCTCAGGTATGATTCATATTGCTGATTTACCTGCATTCATGTTGATAGATACAGGAGCTACGCACTCTTTTATGTCTGTTAGTTTTATGATGAAATTGAGGGTCTTGCCAGATGAATCTATTTCGGAATTTTGTGTGTCGTTACCCTCAGGAGAAGAACTGAAAAGTAGTAGTGTGGTAAAAAATTGCAAGGTTCAGATGCAGAGTCTAGTTTTGTGTgcagattttattgttttgaaaatGGTGGATTTCGATGCAATTTTGGGATGGACTGGTTGA